The Aedes albopictus strain Foshan chromosome 1, AalbF5, whole genome shotgun sequence genomic interval CTTCTGGtgctagctgatagggcctgagccCTCGGCAGGTCAAATCGCGTTGCACGCAAGTATCAGTTTTTGGTGCTTGCAGAACAGTCGAACGCGGGCGTGATGGTTGACCCTGCCCGTCGTCTGTGTACAAAGAGGAGTGGTGAGGAGAACTCGGGAAACtgtaagcgccagcatgctaccttgatgGACTCCCCactgcgagtcatcgatgtttgttgctgcaggctacgcagttaaccttgagggtgcgatgtgcactagacagggatggcattcaccatcaggggactgttatggtcttcttgttttcttaccccgcattaaaattatgctgctgtgttgagagataggttgtcagcttgagccctacgcttgagccgctgttatgctggctacgaaaacattgcattggtgggatagggatgccaattccttgttcaccatttgcaaagagttacattcacttgctactatctcagttcagttgtaaattacattcacggcatggagagttgctttcacagctcgctcacaagttaagcatgcgtgtgagacccttatgatattcggcaaactttcagataaaactacaaggtaaaagtcatccatacattattttttgatagcatgcttatgaactgagatagtagcaagtgaatgtaactctttgcaaatggtgaatgccatccctggcaCTAGACTCCctgtctgaagcaatgccttctcggTGGTTCCGGACAGAGGAAAGgttttgtttagtgggtcgatggAAAAGTAGTCCTGCCTTTTACTTTTGTTATAGAAGAcagccctaatcccacaccaCCTGGACCTTCATGTTCAGATGTCTGTTGACCAGACTATCCCCCATGGTTTGAAGATCAAAAAACACTTTATTTATGAAATGGCAATTCAATTACTATATCTGGTCGTACCCTTATCGGAAGCAGTATAATGTACTTTCCGTTCGAGTTGCCTTGGGAATTACACGTTACGTCGCGCCTTGCCACCATGCCAGACAGTCAGCAGTGTAAAAAGTGTCGTCAAAGTTATGGTGTGACAGTAGCGCGaaatgaagaagaaaaaaaaagcgaAAAATGAAACAATCGACTCGACATGACATCCATCTAccaacaccaccaccaccactaccAGGCGGCAGCAAAGGCGACAACACGAGAGGGTTTTACGAGGTGGAAGGTTAGCCACCTTCCCGGGTGTGGATCAACCGTCTGTTGTAAATGGGCTAAGAGAATCAAGGGTAGGGGTAAACAGGTGGTGACGGAAAAGAATGAAGAAAGTTACAAGATGTAATTTTCTCACGTGACTAGACGAGAAAATGTCATTACTTGGTTGTGTTACGGGGAGCAGATGGGCAACTGAACAGCGCTGGTGATTCGATGCGATGTTGAAAAATTGAAGGGCGAATCGTTCTTCTTTGTTAGGGATGCATTATCATGCACGATAACTATTGATAGTGTCCGATTTTGATTCCGGaacggttcaggaacttttcataatGACAATTTTTTGAACTTCTCTGAACATAGAATGTATTTGTGCCTGCCACGCGATAGACACATGCATAAAAGAAAATTGTAAGAATAACTTTACAtcactttcaaagttgtagtggATCAATATCATTACTGTTCGAAATaatagtatgaaacgagctcaccaaactaAGAGCAATCTAAAATGATCCTAAACCGTACCAAGAATTGAGCAAACTATGAAGCCCTCGCCTGTATTCAACAGCTGAGCTATGCAAAATTTCTCATGAATTACGTGTCAGtaaatcaaaatgttacttgaaacCGGATAAACTTACGGCAATGTTGAAGTAACGAAGAGAACAGTCAGAATAGTAGGGCACTGGACTCACCTGAAAAGAAAGAAATACATTTGTTTAGTACATGAAGTAAATCGGGGAACAAGTAGTGACGAACGGAGAAATATACTGTATACAttaatatacactcccgatcaaaagtttggggtcaccccctcaaaaccatgtcatttttttaggcccatatcttcgccaatttgcgtccgatttcaaaactctaggtctcattcaaaggataataagtcaaagaaactttgaacatgatttaaaagaaactttttcagaaaagttttgtatgtaaactcaatccaaagttgccaaattttctaaaaaatgaagtcaaacgtacggcagtgtcgctggaaattgggtcgaccaaattttaagatgagagcggtgttAGCACAGCTCAGTACCACTCTTCGACAGCGCAACCAGGGTGCAACATGTTGTCCACACCGGACGCGACAACATCGGTGGATGGATGAACCGTGCGCTGAGCATAGACGTCAGTGAGTATGTTGCGAGAGTAAGTGAGTAGACGAAttgtaaatacaaacaaaaacagAAGGAAGAAAGATCATAAAATGGTAAAGATTAATTGAAGCAAGAAGTAaagtaaaattgaaaatatttcgaGTGTTTCGCGATTAGTGAAAAAGGGCGTAGTTTCTGAGAAACTGCGGGTTTCAAAGTAAATTCCTAGGTAAGATTGTGATTGTGATTGTGGCAAACAAATACGTGAACCTAAAATCATTTAATTTAGGTTGATTAGGATTCGAGAAGGCACCCGACCGTGAGCCGCCATACCTGTTAGGAAAAAGCAGGACATTAGAAGAAAACTATTAAATGTAACTAGATAGTAGTTATAGCTGAAAAGAAAATTAATAATGTTTGAACTTGTTTACTCTGCTTGTTTAATTGAataataaaaatagtttcaaGCTGTTGCAAAATTTATATTGCCCGCTTTGAGAATTCGGTtttcattagggtggtccaaaaaggaacaagcggtaatataacccattttctataagctttcaactgctttttacagaatttagctaaaaaatctagaagaaaaagttattaagtaaattaatccttgatgtcatcgaccaaaagtttggggtcacccctcaaaatgatatatcggccaaaagtttggggtcactatcgtaaaacatggaaaagtgatttgttgatatctttgtcatctttcattcaattttaattcttcttggcttatttgaaacaaaattaatgatacttactgcatagacattgaaccacacatatttgttgaaatttacataccaaaacttaacgtaaagttgcctcattttttgaagtgtggtgaaatgtgttaactttacataacattttatatacaaaaatcgttaaatacgttaagttaaagacatcaaacgtaaatttagttaattatctttgaaatgagtaaaaaagaattaaaattgaactatagatgacgaaaatatcatcacttttcacttttccatgttttacgaaagtgaccccaaacttttggctgatacataatattgaggggtgaccccaaacttttggtcgatgacatgaagagttaatttacttaataactttttttctagattttttagctaagttctgtaaaaagcagttgaagctAATAGAAAGTGGGTCATATTACcaatctcatcttaaaatttggtcgacccaatttccagcgacagtgccgtaagtttatattatttttttagaaaatttggcaactttgggttaagtttacatacttttttttgaaaaagtttcttttaaaccatgtttaaagtttgtttgacttattatcttttgaatgaaacctagggttttgaaatcggacgcaaattggcggagatgtgggcctgaaaaaatgacatgtttttgagggggtgactccaaacttttgatcgggagtgtacgagTTCTACGAATTGTATTTATGTTGGTAATGTTCACACCTTGACAGAATAAATACATCAAATATCGATATCAAGAGCGAAAACACATTTTATTGGGTCATTACAAGAACTTCAATACATCCAGTACAATGCAAACAAAACTCATCCCAGAAGTCCGAGCACAGACGACGAGCCGACCTGGGATTTGACTTGGCTGGCCACGTTGGAGACGGCAGTCAGAGCGGTGTTCAGCTGGTTAACCAGGGTAGCCGGGACAGAGCTTCCGGCGGCAACGACCTGCCCAAGAACGGAGTTCAGGTTGTTGAGGGCGTTGGACAGCTGCGTCGCCAGAGTGCTGACCTGGGAAGTGCCTCCCGAAGTGAGAGCTGAGCTGACGATGCCGTTCAGAGTGGTCTGGATGGATTGCGCAACGGTTTGGGCTTGGGTCAGAGCTTGCTGCAGCACAGAGTTTCCGGAAGCGATGGCGTTGGCCAGAGCGGTGTTAACCAGGTTAACCAAATTGGTCACGGTCGTGAGGGCGGTCTGTACGGTGTTCAATACGGTGGACAGGGCTCCGCTGAGGCCACCCAGAAGCGAGGGCTGCGGGTAGGCGGCGATGATCTGGAGAGAGTGATGATTGACGGTTTTAACAGGTTGTTTGAATTGATTATTCTAGGATACTTACGCCCACACAGCACAGGCTCAGACCAATAATCAACAAGGACTTCATTTTGAGAATGAGTTTGGTATTGCAAGTTTTTGCCGCACAACTGGAACTGCCTTGTGGTGATATCAGCCGATGTATTTATACCCAAATAATCGGCATAATCGGAGTGAAGTAAGAGCATCTATGTCCAACGATTGAACTCAAAAACAATAAACCCCATTATTTGAGAATGAGTCAGATGATATTGAATGAAAAGTATTGTTCTACTCGACACATCTGGAAGCTTCGGGTAGAAAGTTGCAATTATTACGTTACATCATGATGATGTGCAAAAAATTGAGTTCAAAGTGTTTAATCGACGTATACAAGTTGTGAAAAGTATATCACTTTATGCTGTTCATTTAGAAGTACCTATTGCATTGCTCATGACACATATATCATTTGTTTAAGTTGGTACCAGAAGGTCGGTTGCAGAAGCACGTTAGCCTTCATTTGAAATATTTGTACCATCATATTGCAGCTGACTGCAATGTCGAAAATATCATGCAAAATCGAGTTTTAAAATACTGTGGTCTGAGAAACCATGTTTTGATGGTTTTCAGCTGTTTCTCAATGAAAAACTAATCTTTCTGAAACCGAGGTCATGGTTTCGAATTTATAGCCCGATAATTCCTATAACAGATGTGTAGTCTGCAAAGCTTCCGACATTCCATCTCTGACATTGTAACACTTTTTTACATTATGAATACAATAATGGCCACATCTCTGGATGGTGCGGCAATTTTTTGACCGGTTCGGAAACTTATCGACAAGAGAAGTTCGACTGGTATTTGGTTTCAGATGGATTTCGTCTTCTCAGTCATCAGATTTGCGTCGACTATTTTCTTATCTTCACCTACGTTTCGACCCGGAATGGGGCCTTCGTCAGGGGTCGATGTTAAGGCGACAAGCTGAAATTAATTTTACAAAACGTCAAGTGCCAATAGCTAAATAGTTGATTTCTCTTCACAGCGAGCATCTTCActagatttctcaaaggaatgAGTTTGATACTAAAATTAGTTATCTTTTGAAAACGATTCTAGTTTCGTAAGTTAGCCATACCTAAGCCCAGAGCCACTAATTAGCGCTAAAATCCAGAATCTTTTACCAATACAACAAAACTCAAATTCAACCGTTTGCGACAATCCAATAAAGATATACCGTAAGTCAATCAGAATGAAAAATATTATTGCGGCTAGATACAGAGGCTGACTTAGTGGTGTTAGTGATGAGGTAGTGATTTATGTGAACATGGTTAAAGTTCTAAGCCGAAACAGAGATGGATTAGCGAAAAGAAAGTGTTCGTGATGTagactcggagtcagtttggctttccatTCCGCAGAAACGTTACATGTTCAATGGCTTAGTTGGTTTGAGCGCAGGTCTAGCGAATACAGAGTCGtaggaatcccatcagaacgcgattaattagcaacattctgtgtcttctaattgtAACTTTTCAGTATGTTTACCagtaaatctggtaaatgccagtaaagggcaacatgtaTCACTGGGTTTCCCCATTTGGTCAGAGAACGCCCATTTGGGGCACCCATCGCCAGTCGGTCAGCTGCGTGTGTGAGATGTTCAACATACTGCTTGTATTTGTGATTGTCTGAACCTATCCATGACAGCATTGTACTTTAATCTGTCCACAGGAAACTTCGGCTAATGATGAGTATTTGGGACTCCATCACGTTCTTCTGCATTCTCGCTCTCACAGCCTGCTGTTCCAGTGTTCCAGGACTTACTGCCCTAAAGTAAGTCCTAAAGATATATGCAATTGCAGCGACTGGATTAGGGACAGCGTTTCCAAAATAAGGTCGAGGGATTCTGAACTGGTCGATGCCAGCAACCAATTGATCCCAGCGTCTCGACGTGTTGTATTATTTACCTTCTGGGATATTCTGATCCATAGTGTCACTCAGAGGTCCTGAATGAGCATTTTGCTGTGTATCGAGAAGGGCTCCAGTATGTCGGTTGAATCAACACACTCCATGGAAACGAGTTGAGAAAGAAAGGAAATCCCCTTGCGGGTTCCATATCAGGCCTAGAACGCGCTCCCAATTGTTCTGCGTATAGCACCTCCAATCACGACCGGTTCCTCGATCTCAAATCCGGCACGTGCATGTACTTCTCGCATCTGTACCGATCTTGTTATGGCTTCCTcgatatagtttttttttcgatttattgcAGCCGCTGCTTCGGGAAACTCTGAAGCGTGCACATAGGCATTTTCTCGCATGACAAGCAAGATGAACATGTTGTACCAAACGTCGCGACAACCATAACATAAAACTGTGACGGTTGGGAAGATTGTCTGCCGGAATGATTTGAACCTGGTAGAACATCTCTCTGACGTCATCTCCGAAAACAATCGGCCTCTCCCTAAAGAGCGAAGGAAGTGAGTTCAACATGCCCGGTCCTTTTAAAAGCTGCGAGTTCAATGACCCACCTTCCACTTACTGCCGCGTCTTACACAAGCCTTTTCTTTCCCGGTTTCCGAGGATTTGTCACTACGTTTATGGGTAAATACCATACACGGACCGGATCGGCGCTTGCCAGCTGGCCTTATGGGCGTACCGTTTCTCTACGTAAACacggggtttgagaaatcttatgcGTCATACATTTTTTTggtatttcatacaaaatatctTACAAGGGgaggagggggtgtcagaaaatcgctaaaattcctcTACGTAATTAATGGGCAGCCCCTAAAATGGTACCAGTCAGCTCGAGGTGCGCGTCCTGGAAAATCCTTCATCCATGAAGGCGAACGTATCCACACTGCGGCCTTTGTTGTGAACTGCTACATGGATCACCtgcttatgcgaggtatgcacttcaaacggaatcgctcaagtaattttcgttcagtgcattatttttccgtgaccggaatggccaaaacatttaacacagcaagccccatttgatttgacgtttcgtttctgctccgtactaggattcggaataaagcgacgctttctcctatcttgagcaattccttgtctgaatttcccacgcatcgacatgagcgcttgcacgctgacgtcatcactgtctccttctctttctttccttcggcgtcggtccataaagccgtccttgccctcaaaaaaaaaaatgagggcaatgtttacaaatcgtttgagaattcgatgaggttatgtttttgatgcaagcctctatatgccaagaaatttcttgcgatctgcgtactacccattgaACAGTaccgacccaagtaacacagaaaacatctttgaaaatgatatttgaaaaagatgttgtagtacagtactataatcgtatccgtacacatcttatgttgaaatcagGTTTTAAATATGTTAGATAAAAACAAACcactgaaaaatcttatcaaccAGACCACAAGTAAAAGTAACGTAAATTTAACTTTGATTACACAAGTAACTTACATCATTGTCTTCTTTCCATGAAAGATGGTATGAAAAAACATCAGCAGTACATAGTTAAAACCTATGACTCAAGTATGTTGTAAATACGGTATCTATACCTACATAtatatacgtgggaccgcgcataacttgcgaacggatagtCTGATTTGGGTCGtatgagttttgttctgttagttttcacccaaggaaggtttatgaggcaaaaaacatgtaaaaattgagagtttttgaaaatcgggttttcatacatttcaaACGGGGAGCTGGACTTGACTAGGGACtttaaacgtcaaaaaacgcagtaggcaagacaaagtttgccgggtaaagCTAGTTTTTATGTATATGTTGGTGTATAAGTTTATCAGTCATTCACTTGAATATTATTTATGAAACATTGCACTTTAAAGTTACCAACTAATTGAACACCATCTCATATTGTAGTCAGGCCTCCTATCTACGCAATATTTAaatatgctaaagtggaggcgacatGTGGGCACTTTACACGTGGTTAagaacaaacgtcatgaaatcccgcttcagcagtgcatcagaacttcagacgcacaaatttcaagaagcaagcttcaaacgacagtgcattttattattctgttcttgcttacttgtaataagcttaaagtaacaagctcaggtgcgctggttttgtttacaaagagatttgtgctttcgaaatcgtgagtaggtgccaaagttggccattgttgcggccattttgggattgtaacaagtctgtccttaaatggaaggcatgtacgcatatggcctccactttagcatcctattcaacatcctataagacttcgtgttagctgggtAGTCTTCCATGTCATAGCCGAAACAAAACAGAAATTTCGCTTGCATCAGCTACCATAACATCCAAAACACAACGAACTCTTTCAAGGTTGATTCCGCGTATGCTCGTTTGTATCGTACTCATTCTAATGTATACGCGACAGCTAATTTATCCACTAGCTCCTACATTAGCGTTGGGTTCGCGAGGTGACTGTGAAGGTCGGCTGCTATCAAGTGTTCACTTAACTGTTGCACCGTAATGTCGAATTGATCAGGGTATCCAGCCGTTTAGGCTGCAAACCTTGCAAATTCTCCGGCCATCAACTCCGGCCATCCATACAATTACCGTTAAGTCTCGATGATCGACAGTACCCTTTTGAGGAACATGAGCTTCATGTTCCCCTCGAAGGCATTCTCGTAGACGAATGATGTTCTCAACATCTGAGAAGCCAGAGGCCGAGTTTGACACTTCATAGCTGCTATAGAAAATTGGCCATTCCTGTGGTTCGCCGGAAAagctcggcaatttctttggccaAACCAGTCGAGCAGCAATTTGATTTGCTGTTGGCCCTACTTCTCCAATAGTCTGCATCGCTGGTGACCTCTCCAACGATATTCTTCTGTTCATATTCGGTGGATTCGGCTCTTCCGAATGGTCTTCCAAATCATCGGAAGTATTAGGATCTGAAGCACATTGCACATTAAATTCCTACGTTCCGACTTTTTAGAAGGTAGAAACGGTG includes:
- the LOC134287174 gene encoding uncharacterized protein LOC134287174; its protein translation is MKSLLIIGLSLCCVGIIAAYPQPSLLGGLSGALSTVLNTVQTALTTVTNLVNLVNTALANAIASGNSVLQQALTQAQTVAQSIQTTLNGIVSSALTSGGTSQVSTLATQLSNALNNLNSVLGQVVAAGSSVPATLVNQLNTALTAVSNVASQVKSQVGSSSVLGLLG